The sequence tgaggatgaagataatgtagatagctcacagcagcaaggcagcggagaaactggtttccccaacagccaggatatgtttatcaccctggacctggaaccagtaacccccgaactcacccaaggcatgctcccagaccctaagggcacacaggggaactctggtgagtgtacctttgtaaatattacacatggtttaaaagcaagcgtgtttaatgattaatgattaatttaccctggcaatcgcggccagtacagctactgaaaaagtctgttaacgtgtatggggatggagcggaaatcctccagggacatctccagaaagctctccttcatgtactcccaaagcctttgcaaaaggtttctggggagggctgccttatcccgtccgccatggtaggacactttatcacaccaggccagtagcacgtagtctggaatcattgcataacaaagcatggcagcgtatggtcccggtgtttgctgggatgcagacaacatccattccttatcgctctttgttatcctcaggagaatgatatcattcacggtcacctggttgaaatgaggcaattttattaaggggacattcagaggtgcccgttcctgctctgctaaACAggaatgttccccgctgttagccatgcggtgggggggaggggtgaagtgatcatccccgagaattgggtgtggagggggatgggggttagttgggtttgtgctgtatgttaacccggaaaccgcagcccctccttttacattgcaaacccattttaaatggccaacccaacgggtgcttggtatgggaaatgaggcgctactgtttgaaaccattcccacatgttaagaaggttaaaaaagccaaacgactgtggcttaccatggctgcctgcaagccaaaatctgttgcctggcactgcgtgagtgatctctcacaccaaaccggcaggccctcaatataagaggaaaaatgcaactttgtaacgaaagcacgtgctgtgtaatgtgaacagcaaaatttaacgtgaaagagtgtacccattgttctctaaaatgtgtcttttttaaccacctctcccttctcctccaccagctgcaaatgtttctccttcacagaggctagtaaagattagaaggagaaaatggtggactcgggatgatatgttctcggagctctagatgtcctcccatgctgacagagcacagcagaatgagtggaggcagtcaatgtcagactacagaaaagcacaatatgaaggagttgagaggtggcgggctgaatcgcaggatgaacagagcaagtggtgggctgaagatgataccggtaggtggcgtcagcttgctgacagaaggcaagagtcgatgctccagctgctggagcatcaaactgatatgctcaaGCCCAAGaggcccaagaacatggtgggggggcctccagccacccagtcactccaccccagatgattgcccgagcatcagaaggctggccttcaataagagttaaagttttaaactgcactgtgtccttttccttccctcctcccccacccatcccgggctaccttggcaattatccccgtagttgtgtgatgaattaataaagaatgcatgaatgtgaagtaacaatgactttattgcctctgcaagtggtgctcgaggcggggaggggagggtggggtggttggtttacagtgaagtagagtgaaccgggtgggggggagcggagggttcatcaaggagaaacaaacagaagtttcacaccgtagcctggccagtcacaaaactcgttttcaaagcttctctgatgtgcaccgcgccctgctgtgctcttctaaccgccctggtgtctggctgcgcgtaatcagcggccaggcgatttgcctcaacctcccaccccaccataaatgtctcccccttactctcacagatattgtggagcgcacagcaataacaatggggatattcttttcgctgaggtctgagcgagtcagtaagctgcgccagcgcgcttttaaacgtccaaatgcacattccaccaccattcggcacttgctcagcctgtagttgaacaggtcctgactactgtccaggctgcctgtgtacggcttcatgagccatggcattaaggggtaggctgggtccccaaggatcatgataggcatttcaacatccccaacagttattttctgaaccaggaagaaagtcccttcctccagctttcgaaacagaccagagtgcctgaagacgcgagcatcatgtacctttcccggtcatcccatgttgatgttggtgaaacgtcccttgtgatccaccagggcttgcagcaacattgaaaagtaccccttgcggtttatgtactcagtagcttggtgctccggtgacaagatagggatatgggttccatctatcgccccaccacagtttgggaatcccattgcagcagaGCCAttcactatggcctgcacgtttcccagagtcactaccctggATATCATCAgctctttgattgccctggcaacttggatcacagcagcccccacagtaaatTTGCCCACTCGAAATTgcttcccgactgaccggtagctgtctagcgttgcaagcttccacagggctatcgccactcgattctcaactgtgagggctgctctcatcctggtattctggtgcttcagggcaggggaaagcaagacacaaagttccatgaaagtgcccttaggcatgcgaaagtttcgcagccactgggaatcgtcccacacctgcaacacgatgtggtcccaccagtctgtgcttgtttcccgggctcagaatcggcgttccacggcataaACCTGCCCCAGTATcgccatgatttgcacattgctggggcctgtgccttgtgagaggtctatgtccatgtcaatttcctcatcactctcgtcgccgcgctgcaatcgcctcctcggctggtcctggttttgctttggcatatcctggctctgcatatactccaggacaatgcgcgtggtgttcatagtgctcataattgccgcggtgatctgagcgggctccatgatcccagtgctatggcgtctggtctgaaaaaaggcgcgcaactagtatctgatggagggagggaggggcgagtgacaacatggtgtacaggtacagggaattaaaatcaacaaaggtggttgtgcatcagggagaaacacaaacaactgtcacacagaatggccccccctaAGATTGAAGTcaaaaccttgggtttagcaggccgttgatttcacagagggagggggaagcaaatgaatacagaacaaatctattttttacatcttaagctggcaaatgacggtgcagcatgactgataaacctcggcatcttctgggtgcttggcagaaaatactgggcgcttggcagaaaatagcatactacgactgatagccatcatcctcaTTGGGAAggcagtacgacgatgacggataccagtcgtaatataccatcttttaccaaaaggcaaggggctgctgctgggtagcaatgcagccccccgtctggcagccccacatctgccagcacccagattgctgatgaaggctaccagtcatactgcactgtctactgccaaaaggcaattagctactgctgtgtagcaatgcagtactacgtctgccggcacccagatgacatatggtgacggtgagctgagctgagctgagcgggcttcaggcttggcgtggtatgttgtctgcacaggtaacccaggtaaaaaggcgcgaatcgattgtctgccgttgctctgacggagggggaggggcctgatgacatgtacccagaatcccccgtgacactgttttgcatcattcaggcattgggatctcaacccagaattccaatgggcggcggagactgcgggaactgtgggatagctacgcatagtgcaacgctccggaagtcgacgctagcctcggtactgtggatgcggtcagctgacttaatgcacttagagcattttatgtggggatacacacaatcggctgtatacaaccgatttctataaaaccggcttctatagatttgacctaatttcgtagtgtagacatacccatagactcACCCAGTGATGAactcccaaaatcctaataaccagttccctaccaggtcctcggcggcaatttggcggcgggggggtcttcactcgctctgggttttcggcagcatttcggcggtgggtccttcacccggagcgagtgaagactcCCCTgtctgccgccgaagtgccgccgaagacccgatAGGGAACTgcgcggtgagtacaagccccacgtgactgtctcctccccccatctgaccccaacccacgtcctgcccccaATTGCCCTACTCAGAACCTGGAACCCatcaatcccccctgctccttgtcccctgacctcccccgAGACCCCctatcctaactgccccccagaaccccaccccctacccaactcagcctgcttcctgtcccctgactggccaGACCCCCCCATCCACTACCACCCTGGCAGATCCCCAGAACTCCCATGCCTACCCAacacccccccattccccatctcctgaccgcccccccccgagAACCTCCACCCtctccaaccgctccctgccccttatccaaaccCTGCTCCCAttcccggcccccttaccatgctgctcaaagcggcaggagctgcagagctgcccagagcgctggcgctGGCAGCGCGGCGCGCTGGGGCTCTGCgaggggggggaagcgggggaggggccgggggagcctccccagctgggagctcaggcgggccagacaggacggtcccatgggcccGATGTGGCCCGTGGACCAGAGTTTCCCCACCCGCCGGCCCCTTTAACAACAGGTTCTACactggcttctaaatttaacaattGGTTCTTGTGAACTGGTGCGAattggctccagctcaccactggactCACCTCTTGATCTAAACAGCCTGAGCTTTCaagtctctcactgtcaggcattttcttgagcccttgaataatttctctggctcttttctgcaccctctccaatttttcagcctcctttttaaaaagcactccccagaactggacgcagcaTTCCAGTATTTGTCTCACCAATGCTatacacagaggtaaaatcatcCCCTTGCTCTTCCTCActgctcccctgtttatacagccaAGGAAGACAAGAGCCATTTTTGTACCCGCATTGAACTgcgagctcatgttgagttgtttgTCCACCCCTAGCTCCTTTTCAGAGTCGCCACTGCTTTCCCGGACACAGGCCCCCATTCTGTAGGGGTGACCTTCCTTCCTTGCTGCTACATGTGTCACCTTGCATTCAGCTGCAGTACAGTGCAGTTTGTTTGAATGATTACAggagccaggagtcctgctctTCCCTTCTCTATGGTTGCTCTTTTGGCCTGAGCATTAGTCCAATATTCAGGGCCTTGCAGGGTTGTTTCCGTTAGCATGAGGAATGGATGATACAAGTTAGGTCAATTATTTGGTGAAACCTTGTTTATTTACAGGGTACCATTTCCCTGAACACTTAAcagcagcaggcagtttccttgctcctgaatccccacatctgcccataccccccacccaccctgcaaGCTCTGTGCCCAAAAAGCCCTCCcctgtctctctgcttcctcccctggGTCACACTCAGAACTGCTTCTCCTGGCTTCCTGTCTCTGACATGCACAGCCTAGCCCCCTCCTTTGCAACCAGGGAGAGCTCTATTCATCTGTCGGGGTTAACACTGGCCTAGCCACATGGCTTAGTGTCTTGGGTGGAAGTCCCATTGCCTGCAGCTGTTTTTACCATATAAAGGGGCTTGATTGTGCCTTGTTTTGAGCCTGAAAAACTGTTTAAATTATTTTCCACTGAGCATCTGAGATAACCCATTGCTGAGATGAATGGGGGCTGTTCAAACCTCTCCAAACTATGGTGCCAGGCTCTCCGCCAACTCATCTCTGCAATGGTTACATGTGGCCCATAAACTTGAGGTAGGGTGGAACTTTGAAATGCCTCTTGTGGCACTGAATTCCAGTCTAATTACGTCTTGTGTGGAAGAGGTATTTCCTCTCCTAGGGACTAAAAGGTAAGAGGACCTGTGTGCTTCATTAAAGTGCTTTCAAAAATCTCCCAAGAGCAAATAGTCCAGCTTTACATCAGGAGTAACTCATACAGAATCTAGCCCAGAGTCCAGTCCATGCTACACCCATCCCATAACTCTAATATACTAACCAAGGTCTTCATTCTTGTCCACTATGCTCTGCAGATTTGTTCCTTTGTCCAGCGCTGCCCTTTGCGCCATATCATGTCAAACATTTTCCTATCTGACTTAATCCACCATATaagcatagtaaaactttaaCTGGCTGAGCACATCAAGCCTTTATATACCAATGAGTCCGTTTGCAAGAGGGTAAAACCTGGGGATTAGCAGGGATTCAATCCTGGCAGAAAATCCATCTAGCATTCCTGGAATGggtgtctttccactgacttgggACTGAACTGTTTGCCACTACAAACTGGGACCAGTTAACCTGGGATTTCTACAGCAACAGGAAAAACAACAGACACTTAATGCAGATAGCAACCTGCAAAGTTATTAAGCCAACTTGCCACCTTCTGCAATTTTAACCTGTGGTATTAAGGGACTATTTGCTGGGATGCACATACCTTGCAAGATGTTCAGCATAAGCATCCCAAGTGGCCATACTTCCATTTTATGGTGTGAATCAGCACCACTGAACAGTTATATTTTGGCCAAACCACTGAGATATTTTGCTAACACAGGGGAAGAGTGTATTCTTCTCATCCATcattggtcttttttttttttgatctacACAGTGCCACCCGAGAGCCATGGGTTTTCCAGAACTTCTGGACTGCGTTGATGGCATGGGACGCTTTCAAGTaatgtgtgtggcattcctggcCATCCCGCTCTTAATGCTGGCCAGCCATAACCTCCTGCAGAACTTCACTGCTGGAATCCCAGAGCATCACTGTCAAGTGAGCATAGTGGCTAACTACACCCATTATGCCAATCTCACAGCCAGCCTACCTGCTGAAGATCTGCTCTGGGTCTCCATTCCCATGGACAGGAGCCAGAAGCCGGAGAAGTGCCAGCAGTTTGTCTCCACCCAGTGGCAGCTCCTAAACCCAAATGCCACAAGCACCAACACCATAGAGCTGGACATTGATAAGAGCCTGTTCA is a genomic window of Chrysemys picta bellii isolate R12L10 chromosome 7, ASM1138683v2, whole genome shotgun sequence containing:
- the LOC101950870 gene encoding organic anion transporter 7-like; amino-acid sequence: MGFPELLDCVDGMGRFQVMCVAFLAIPLLMLASHNLLQNFTAGIPEHHCQVSIVANYTHYANLTASLPAEDLLWVSIPMDRSQKPEKCQQFVSTQWQLLNPNATSTNTIELDIDKSLFTETIVTECSGIWCASPGHSSKWCSRSTWLVCRFGRKALLICCYLQMAVRGICAAFSPQLHHVLRLPLPHRPGHFQHLGQFRLTV